From Thalassotalea psychrophila:
GTATTTGTAATGAAACTAATGAATAGCATATCAATTAAAATATTTATTTTAGTTTTACTATTAGTAGTAAGTTTCAATGCTTTAGCAAACCAAGGTGATTGGTATTTAAAACCCAGTATTGGAGTTTCTGCTTTTGATGATACTGATGCAGAACTAAACTCTATAGTTAATAGCAGTGAAAAAATCGACATCGAATTCGATCCAGGGGTAACTTTGGGTATTGGGTTAGGATATTTTTTTACTGATAATATATCGCTAGAGTTAAGTTTTAACCAACATGAAAACGATGCTGACATGACGTTTAGCAGTGTTGGTATCGATGCAAATGATAAAGTAGAAGGTGAATTTAAAGTAAGTTATTTAACTATAAATAGTTACTGGCACGTACAGCGCAAAGGTAGTTGGCGTCCTTATTTAGGTGTTGGTGCAGGGATAACAACAAATGCAGAAGTTAAAGTAGAAGCGACTAGCAATGAGGTAACCTTGGAAAATGATGGTGATTTGGTTTTTCAGCTGATATTTGGCTTTGATTATGAATTAACTCGACAATTGGCTCTGTTAACAGAATTAAAATACACCAATATAGAGTTAACTGATCTACAAAGAAGCTCTGCAGATCAGCGTCTCGATAATTTGCAATACAATCCGTTTACTTTACAGTTTGCCTTGCTTTATTCGTTTTAAGCTTTAGCTTAAAACCAATAAATATCAATAGAGCCTAGTGGTGATGTCCGCCAACACCATGTGCATGGCCGTGTGAAATTTCACTTTCTTGTGCTTCACGTACATCAACAATTTCGATATTAAAGTTTAACGTATGACCAGCTAATGGATGGTTTGTATCAACCGTAACCATAAATTTACCTACTTTAACTACGGTAACTTGGCGTTCACCTTGTTCGGTGTGAACAACAGCAACCATACCAGGAGCCCATTTTTCAGCGCCTTGTAAGTGTTTTGCAGGCACACGTTGAATCGCTTCTTCAATATACTCACCGTAACCGTCTTCAGGGCTGACAGTAACATCAAATTTATCGCCTTTCTCTTTACCTTCTAGCGCGTTTTCAACGCCGATGATCATATTTTTATGACCACATAAGATAGCGACAGGATCTCCACTGGTTGAGTCTTCGATTACATCACCTTGCTCTGTTTTAAGAACATAGTGAAATTGCACAATAGTATTTTTCGTTATTTTCATTGTTATTCCTGAAAATGGGATAGTTTCTGAGGATAATTATATCCTACAACCTAGCAAAAGAGCATAGCCTGTACAAAAAAAAGCCCGCAATTTGCGGGCTTGGTTAATTAAATTTTGACCTTTAAATATTACAAGGCTTTAAATATTTTCTCTACTGAGTCTTTCGCATCGCCAAATAGCATTGCCGTATTATCTTTAAAGAATAATGGATTTTGCACACCCGCATACCCGGTATTCATTGAACGTTTGAATACAATAACTTGTTTTGCATTCCAAACTTCACAAACAGGCATACCGGCAATTGGGCTTGTTGGGTCTTCAGCGGCTGCCGGGTTAACTGTATCATTGGCGCCAATAACAAGAACAACATCGGTTTCAGGGAAGTCATCATTGATTTCATCCATGCCTAGTACGATGTCATAAGGCACTTTGGCTTCAGCTAATAATACGTTCATATGGCCAGGTAAACGCCCCGCTACAGGATGAATGGCAAAACGCACGTCTATACCACGCTCTTGTAGTGCTCGAGTAATTTCATACACAGGGTATTGAGCTTGCGCAACAGCCATACCATAGCCTGGAGTAATAATAACTGATTTAGCTTCAGTTAATAAATCAGCAGTTGCTTCAGCGGTAATTTCTTGATGTTCACCGTAATCTACATCTTTGGCAACTTGAACGTCAGTACCAAAACCACCAGCAATAACGCTGATAAATGATCGGTTCATCGCTTTACACATAATATAAGAAAGAATAGCGCCTGATGAACCAACTAAAGCGCCAGTGATGATAAGTAAATCATTACCTAACATGAAACCTGCAGATGCTGCTGCCCAACCAGAATATGAATTAAGCATTGATACAACAACAGGCATATCTGCGCCACCAATTGATGCAACTAAGTGCCAGCCAAATAGAAAGGCAATAACCGTCATAATAAGCAATGGGTTTAACGCACCGCCAGCTTGAACAAATTCAACCATCAGGTAAATACAAACAATACCGGCAATTAAATTTAGTTTATGACGCTGTGGCAACATTAGTGCAGAGGTATTAATAATACCTTTAAGTTTAGCAAAGGCGACAATAGAACCGGTAAAAGTAACCGCGCCAATAAATACACCTAAAAACACTTCCACGTTATGTATGGTTAGTGCTGCACCAACCATTAACACACTGTGATCTAAAAAGCTGTTATAGCCAACAAATACTGCAGCCAAACCAACAAAGCTGTGTAGTACTGCTACTAGCTCTGGCATTTCAGTCATTTCAACTTTTTTAGCTAAACGTAAACCAATAAGGCCACCAATACCCATACAGGCAACAATTAATGGCACACCAGTAACTGCAGGGTTAACAACAGTAGCAATTAAGGCAATAGACATACCAATGATGCCGTACCAATTTCCCGCTTCAGCAGTTTCTTGCTTGCTTAAACCAGCAAGACTCATAATAAATAACAGAGCCGCAATAATATACGCAGCTGTAATAATTCCTTCAGACATAATAACTACTCCTATTTCCGAAACATTTTAAGCATGCGTTTGGTGACAAAAAAGCCACCGGCGATATTAATGGAGGCAATGAGAATAGCTATCCCCGCCAGTACCTGCACAGCGAGTGAATCACTGCCGACTTGTAATAAAGCACCAACAACAATAATTCCAGAAATTGCATTAGTAACACTCATTAATGGTGTATGTAATGCGTGAGTAACATTCCAAACTAAATGATAACCAACAACACAGGCTAAAATAAACACAGTAAAATGCGATAGGAAATCAGCTGGTGCAACACTTGCTATCCAGGTAAATCCAATAGCGGCAGCTGCCATGCTAACGTATTTAACAGTATTTGATTTTGGACCTTCTTCGACCACTACAACCGGCGCTTCAACTTTAGGCGCAGCAGGAGCTGCTGAAACTTGAATAGGAGGTGGTGGGAAAGTGACTTCCCCATCCTTAACCACGGTCATGTTGCGCAGTACCACATCGTCAAAATCAATATTGATATTGCCGTCTTTTTCTTTACACAATAACTTCATTAAGTTAACTAAGTTATTTGCATACAACTGGCTTGACTGGTTAGGTAAGCGAGAAACAAAATCTGTGTAACCAATAATTTTCACTTGGTTAACTTCGTTTATTTCACCAGGAACAGTTAGTTCACAGTTACCGCCACCAGGAGCCGCTAAATCAACAACGATAGAGCCCGGTTTCATCGCATTAACCATTTCTTCGGTAATGAGTTTTGGTGCTGGACGGCCTGGGATCATCGCCGTAGTAATAATGATATCAACATCTTTGGCTTGCTCTAAAAACAGAGCCATTTCAGCATCAATAAATGCCTGGCTCATTTCTTTAGCGTAACCATCACCACTACCGGTATCTTCTTCTTCGTAATCAAGCTCAAGGAACTCGGCGCCCATACTCTCAATTTGTTCTTTTACTTCCGGACGAGTATCAAATGCACGTACAATCGCTCCTAAACTTCCTGCGGTACCAATTGCAGCAAGACCTGCTACGCCAGCGCCAATAATCATTACTTTCGCTGGTGGTATTTTACCCGCCGCGGTTATTTGGCCCGTTAAAAAACGTCCAAAATGATTAGTTGCTTCAATAACAGCACGGTAACCGGCAATATTTGCCATAGAGCTTAACGCATCCATAGATTGCGAACGCGTCATTCTAGGCACCATTTCCATGGCTAAGGTGTCTACGTTTTTAGCACTTAATTGTTCCAATAACTCTGGCGTTTGAGCTGGGGCAATAAAGCTTACTAATTTTGCACCATCTTTTAATAACTCAACTTCAGCTGATTCAGGTTGATTAACCTTCATCACAATATCAGCTTGCCAAGCTTGCTCTTTAGTTACAATTGTTGCACCTGCGTCTTGATAAACAGTATCGTTAAAACTGGCCTTATCACCAGCGCTCTGCTCTACAGCTACTTCAAAGCCAAGCTTTATTAACGCTTGAATTGATGCTGGAGATGCCGAAACACGATTTTCACCTGAAAGACTTTCTTTAGGTATACCGATTTGCATAGAATCTACCTTAATAATAATTATTTAGTTGATGTAAATATTAGTACAATTTCAATCATTTAATTTATGACTTTATTGTTTTTAGTTGTTTAAATTTGTTCTTTGATAAATTTATTAGTAACACTTTTAAATCATAATTAGAACCTTAACTCTAATTATTTGTGTATTTTTTATCGAATTTAAAAAAAACTACGCAAAAAGACCTGAAATAAGGTATCTTTAGATAAACCGTAATAATAAATAACAAAAATATACGTCCCTAAAACCAATTACTATTTTATAAATTATTAGTAGTTTTTGGAAACAGCACTCGCCATATTGAGACTTGGGAAGTGGATAAGAAGTATTATTCACTTTGTGCTAACGGATGCGATAATAAGCAGGGTATGAATAAATTAATTTTGTTGCTTATGGTTTGGCTTAACTTTAGTTCTTCAGCTATTGCAGAAGAAGTATTGTCTGAAGAGTCCATAAACCATATTGCTCAACAGTTTGTAGATTTTCATAAAACAGAAGCCATGGGGCTACTGCAAACGATTTTATCTCCAGAAATATCTGTAACCGTAACCCAAGGTTCTAACGGTTACGGATTTGTCCTGAACTATTCTAAAATTGAATACATTAACTATTTGGCCCAAGGTCATAAAAGTCGGTCTCGAATTGGCACTGACGTATCTTTCATTTCCTCTGAAATATTAGGAAATCGTGAAGCAAAAATTATCATGCGTTATCGTTCGAAAAAACTCAATAAATACGTTTGGGTTGAAGGAATCATTAGTTTGGTCGATGGTAATGCTATGTTGATACAACTTGAAGAGTATACGTAAAAGCGAGTTACGAGAGTTTAGAAACGAAAAGCAAACTCCACCTTTTAAATTCAAATCATAATTCCATATCGCTTAATTTAAAATGTTCAGAGGCGAGAATCTAGAAACGAGAGTTGAACAGCTATTGTTTTAAGGCACGTTTTAACCGAAAGAAGGTCCCGTTCAACAACATAACGGGATGACGCGGTTTAAGTTAACAAGCACGGTATATACCATTAGAAAATATACACCGTCATCCCGGAATCGCGCAGCGATATCCGGGACCTCCTGCAGCATATTGTTGTTCTAAATATTACTCCTAAGCTTTCAGCTTCTCTCTCGCGCTCTGTATCATCACATAACACACAGGAATAATAAGCGTACCAATCACTAACGCTACCGTCATACCGCCAAAAACAGTAATACCAAGAGACTTTTGACTAAACATCCCTGCCCCCGTAGCCATAACTAGTGGAACAATACCGGCGATAAATGAGACACCAGTCATACACACAGCTCTAAAACGTAATTGTGCAGATGTACTTGCTGCATCTAAAATAGACTTGTTTTCAATTTCTCTTAAGTTTCTGGCGAACTCAACGATTAATATCGCATTTTTAGCTGCCATGCCTATCAGTAATATCAAGCCAACTTGTGCAAATAAGTTCAGTGGTAAACCAACAACA
This genomic window contains:
- a CDS encoding OmpW/AlkL family protein; translation: MKLMNSISIKIFILVLLLVVSFNALANQGDWYLKPSIGVSAFDDTDAELNSIVNSSEKIDIEFDPGVTLGIGLGYFFTDNISLELSFNQHENDADMTFSSVGIDANDKVEGEFKVSYLTINSYWHVQRKGSWRPYLGVGAGITTNAEVKVEATSNEVTLENDGDLVFQLIFGFDYELTRQLALLTELKYTNIELTDLQRSSADQRLDNLQYNPFTLQFALLYSF
- a CDS encoding FKBP-type peptidyl-prolyl cis-trans isomerase, which produces MKITKNTIVQFHYVLKTEQGDVIEDSTSGDPVAILCGHKNMIIGVENALEGKEKGDKFDVTVSPEDGYGEYIEEAIQRVPAKHLQGAEKWAPGMVAVVHTEQGERQVTVVKVGKFMVTVDTNHPLAGHTLNFNIEIVDVREAQESEISHGHAHGVGGHHH
- the pntB gene encoding Re/Si-specific NAD(P)(+) transhydrogenase subunit beta, giving the protein MSEGIITAAYIIAALLFIMSLAGLSKQETAEAGNWYGIIGMSIALIATVVNPAVTGVPLIVACMGIGGLIGLRLAKKVEMTEMPELVAVLHSFVGLAAVFVGYNSFLDHSVLMVGAALTIHNVEVFLGVFIGAVTFTGSIVAFAKLKGIINTSALMLPQRHKLNLIAGIVCIYLMVEFVQAGGALNPLLIMTVIAFLFGWHLVASIGGADMPVVVSMLNSYSGWAAASAGFMLGNDLLIITGALVGSSGAILSYIMCKAMNRSFISVIAGGFGTDVQVAKDVDYGEHQEITAEATADLLTEAKSVIITPGYGMAVAQAQYPVYEITRALQERGIDVRFAIHPVAGRLPGHMNVLLAEAKVPYDIVLGMDEINDDFPETDVVLVIGANDTVNPAAAEDPTSPIAGMPVCEVWNAKQVIVFKRSMNTGYAGVQNPLFFKDNTAMLFGDAKDSVEKIFKAL
- a CDS encoding Re/Si-specific NAD(P)(+) transhydrogenase subunit alpha, coding for MQIGIPKESLSGENRVSASPASIQALIKLGFEVAVEQSAGDKASFNDTVYQDAGATIVTKEQAWQADIVMKVNQPESAEVELLKDGAKLVSFIAPAQTPELLEQLSAKNVDTLAMEMVPRMTRSQSMDALSSMANIAGYRAVIEATNHFGRFLTGQITAAGKIPPAKVMIIGAGVAGLAAIGTAGSLGAIVRAFDTRPEVKEQIESMGAEFLELDYEEEDTGSGDGYAKEMSQAFIDAEMALFLEQAKDVDIIITTAMIPGRPAPKLITEEMVNAMKPGSIVVDLAAPGGGNCELTVPGEINEVNQVKIIGYTDFVSRLPNQSSQLYANNLVNLMKLLCKEKDGNINIDFDDVVLRNMTVVKDGEVTFPPPPIQVSAAPAAPKVEAPVVVVEEGPKSNTVKYVSMAAAAIGFTWIASVAPADFLSHFTVFILACVVGYHLVWNVTHALHTPLMSVTNAISGIIVVGALLQVGSDSLAVQVLAGIAILIASINIAGGFFVTKRMLKMFRK